Within the Sebastes umbrosus isolate fSebUmb1 chromosome 5, fSebUmb1.pri, whole genome shotgun sequence genome, the region tttttctcaattttGCTCTTTCTCATAGGCGTCGTCGATGCTACGAGCATCCATCGCACCGCAGTAAGTCTTAAATCTGAAGCTGCTGATATGTGCATTTTGGTAAGTGCCGTGATGAAAACACGACtcacttgtgttttgtttttttattaatctccAGGAGATCCAAGGAGGTGCCGATGCTGCCCTCACTGGACTATGAGAAGCTGAAGAGAGACCTGGTTGAAGGCTCAGACAGACTCAGGTCCCTGCTGCTTCAGGCGCTGCGCTGGGTGAGCATTCATATTcttatttacaatatattagCATTTTACCATTCTATACTGTACAGTGTATGGTGTAAGGgtttttttaggatttttttaagACAAGCTAACAAAGTGATGCAAGTTAAACATAGCAAATTCCATGTTTTTCCACAATTTATTCTTCACTTTGCATGTGTACTCCTTCAAGTCTTCATTGGTGGGTCTGTTTctcacgttttgtttttttagagacTGACTCGCTCCCTCCCTGGTGAACAAAGAGACACCGTGCTTCAGGCCTTCATCAGTAACGATCTGCTGGAGCGCTACAGCACACAACAGGTGGGATCATAGGACTACAGCTTTTAATGTAATTGTATTGTGGTGTGTTTTAACACTATAAAACAAGTTCTTTCTCCACTGATGTGAATGGAATTTTTCCCAACCGTTGTTTCATGCAAccatcagtaaaaaaaatatttcttgtccATTGGCCTCACTGCCTAATTAATCCCCAGGCTCTGGTTTCAGGCAGGCCTGAGCAGGTGAATTGGCACCTTCGCTGAATGCACACAGGTTTGTTTCTCACCTGCCACTGACTTAATGCTGCAAAGTGGGTGAAGAGCATCGACTGTAGAcctaggccctgttcagacctggcattaacatacATCTTGGGTGATCCGCTCACAaatggacagctctaagtacatctcttcacacctggtattagcATGTGTGACctcttgtgatcggatctcactgtcccgctctatatgcaaataaacatgtaacCTACATCATTTGCATCAAAATGCgtttggttttttttaacaggcgGGAGACAGCAGAAGTAATATCCATAATCCTACCTATTCATGAAATACATTACATTAGTACATTTTATGAACTTAAAACTATAAGGTtattgggtaacacttcattttacaggtcatggtaattaggtgataattagcaagttacctatttgaaatttctttagaattactgccaaattaccccaatatttacctcaaaatgtatggaaaattactttattataaacataatttaataattatatactgctatttcccaatagctggcaataattattttaataatttgatTTTAATCGGACTGGAGACTTCTCGTGACATGTTCCCAGCCTCAGATTAAGAATCCTTCTCTTGAGCAATTTCCCGTTTTCATTTAACAAAAGGCCAGAGCAGAAAACACCGATTATATTACTAATGTCACCCTTTGTAAAGGCTTTCTGAAGCCACATGTCTTTCTTCCATGCTTTATTGttctattcttttctttttacattccCTTCACCGTGCCTTTAGTCGTAGTGTCCGATGTTAAATACAATCCCTTTACAGAGGAGTAAGCGATCCTAACCTCACACCtgagctctttgtttatgtactTACCACGGTGCTCCAAGCCAACCCTGAATGACACAAGGGCATTTACTGTAAGAGCCACAATAATAGTGGACGGGTGTCAATTTCTTGTCATCaaataacaaatacaaatgttctgtgtttgtgaaaaaaagCAGTTATTACGTAAGATTTCCCAGCATGACAGTTCTAGCAACACGGATATCACTCCCCATCCGGTTTGATCGGGCCAGTTCCGTAAACTTCCATAAAGTTGTGCAACTCATCTTTGTCGCCATGACAACTTTACTTGAGGACGTTCTGCCTTTTCACACACTCAACCTGTTAAGACTATGTGACTTAAATGATGCCTAAAGCTCACCACCTGGCACTTGACTGATACAGTTTAGCCTACATATCACTACAATGTTAAAGTATAGCTATCCTTTCAAGGTTTCTGAAATGTACACTAGGAAGTTTCCACACAACGTACGTCTGGTGAGGTGATGCTGCCACACCATTTGAACTAGAAGTAAAATCTAAATGTAGCACGCTTTGTTTAAAGTTTCATCTATGTATTGTTATTACTGTATAAAGTGACAAGCAGTGAGGGTACCGCTGGATGTTCATAGAATACTAATGCAATGCAGTGGAAAGACATTAGCTACGGTACAGGTTGCTGACCAGTTTAACCAATAATTCCAGCTCTGCATCAGATcacattaaaaatgtcttagtGGGAAAAAGAAACCAAATGTATAGGGTGCTGTGGGCAGTTCAGGAAGTGTGGGAGATTAGAGCACTCTCAAATCTCGGCTGACTGCCTTTTTAATAATCTTGAAATCTCAGCATCTATTGAGATAAGTGTTTATCAGCCGcacataataattaataatgactGATTGTACCTGAATGCAGCagatataataatcataattctaaactacattttgtgttttcacaGAAAACTTTGCTTCATTTAATGGGATCGAAGAACGAGATCGTCCGCCAATACATGGCTCGCCTCATCAATGCATTCGCTTCCCTTGCTGAGGGTAAGTGCTCCAGCTTCATTATAATTTCTTTGTAACATGAGTCATCATCTGACTGGATGCATTTGGAGTTTCACGGAAGACCTCATAGAGCTTTTACCATAACTTTGCATCCAGGTTTGAAATCGCTGATGATCCTCCGCAGCAGGACGTTTTGCAAACAGACGATGTTGTAAAGACAAATATTATTTGTGCTGATACAAATGACTTTCTATTATGTAGAAAGTGGTTGCGATGAGATTATTTTCTTAGAGATGAATTAGTTAACAGCCAGGTTTACCCATCATTGATAAGTCCAGTTAGCTTTGcttttgtatatatatagattttcATTGTTTAAGCCACTACTTGTAATCAAACTGGTGTATTTCTATATTGTCCGGACTATTTCTTGCTTATTGATCTTCATTTCATGTTGTGTTTAATGCTTACAGGCCGGATTTACCTCTCCCAAATGCCCACTCTTCTGAAACTTCTGACAGAGGTACTTAGGATGGAGGAAAGAGACTCCGTCACTAGAGAGAATGTGCTAGTGGCCCTGCAGAAACTCAGCCTCAGGTacatcaaaaatatttttatataccCTTTATTTTAGACTAAATGTCATGTTTATAAACCAGATTATGTACCAGTTTTTGTAGTGAACAACCAGTCGTCACCTAATTGTCAAACATGggtatatttcattatttcaacTGGTAGATGGCCCTCAAATCATAATAAACCTAAATTAACATGGGCAAGACCGCTAAATTCATGCTCACTTTATCTCTTTAAATGTGATGAGTCATCCGGAATCGATTgcattttaaaggtgcttttTTTCTTGGACATCAACCTGAATTCCTGTCCTGTTGAGGAACACAAATATTTCTGTTCAAGTTGCTTTTttaatccatcatttatcatctTGTCTCGGTAGGAGGAGCCAGCAGACCGCCATGATAACAGacgatctgattggctggctggtGGATGAGCTGCAGGACTCAGACTGCCTGAGCGACTACACCCTGGAgtactctgctgctctgctcatgAACCTGTGTCTGCGAACGAAAGGTAAAGGCGAGACACTGGTAGATACAGAACAGAGACACAGTTGAATAATTGTTAGAATACCCAAACCCTCTGAGATTTGGCTGGATATTCTCCTCACAGGACATTTCGCTTATACATTTGATCAGTTTTAAACAAAACCATTTAAAAGCAGCTAAACTCTATCAAATGTACTCTATATATATGACAACTTtgctttattacacggctttgttgaatactcgattctgattgctCAATCACgccgttctacggtctgttatttctttatagcagaccgttgctatgtatagcagaccgttgctatgtatagcagaccgttgctatgtatagcagaccgttgctatgtataacagaccgttgctatgtatagcagaccgttgctatgtataacagaccgttgctatggacgcagttttGATCTTGGAATCTGAGGgaccttttttgtgtcaaattattgatttcttaagtgaGTAGACATTTAACAAGCAGGCTAATGTaatgaaataaaccccgacagggcgatgcctgCATCggggtgccgcatcgccctgtcagggtttatacACAACAACGAccagctcactgtacattaACCCTTACTTATTCCCCAAATGTTTTTGACCCTGAAATGTGGGAATAAAGCCTTGTGAATTGTAGTGTAGTGCCACCCCCCCATATAAAGGGCAGGTGAGGTCATTTTTGCAccagaaaacttaaaaaaaaagggatgttGAAGAACCAGGTCGATAAGCAGGCGTAGTGCAAAAACAGTGGCATTTATTAACAAAACATTTACTGAAACAAAGGGCAAAAAAGAAACCCAGGAAAtgcaataaaactttatttaaactgAATCAAAAGAACGACCAAACAAAGGAAAGCTGACAACTTCACATCTCAATCTATTTAGGGGCACCATCAATACCAATGAGCACACAAAATATAGAATGTAATTTAATGCAGAACTACCTTACGTATCTTCCTACATCTTAACAGAGCCCAGCTGCTTCATGTCATGAGAACATAATGAGGCAAACCTGTTTCCACTCTCCTTGAACTACCCCAACATCTCAGACAGAACGACAAAACTCCTATGAACCCATAAAGCAAATGAGCAATTaagcagacacaaaaacactgttAATCTTGGAGAACAGGGCCTAGTGAAAAGGGAGAAAGGCAACCTGTTCATAGTATTAAAGGGGAGTTGTGCAACTAGTTTAACTGTGTATATCTAGCTGAAcctgtgatactgtatcaaggGTTTCTTGAAGCGCAACCAAGAAACATAGGGAGGGGAATTGTATCTTACTATTAGTCCACTGTGTCAGTGTAAATCAATGTTATCTCTTTTAAGGCCGCATAGACTATCCGTCTAACTTTGTTCCTGTTGGATGATTTTATTATGGCCGGAGGAAAGGCCATTATTTTTGCGTTTGCATTCATTACAACATTTTAGCTTTTACAGCTTCTTCTGAACACAGTGCTTATCTGTGCGCTCTCCTTTTTACTCATTTCTTTCTACATCCTATCTTTGTTCATGTCACTCCCCTTTAGTGTCAGTACGCCAAAGATACGATCCCTCTTTCTCAGTACCTTCATTTTTGTCTCAGTTGCTTCGGGGCCTGCTTTTTATACACTGCACTGTGTTTGATTTATCAGTGGTTTTATTATCTTacaaacaaaaagataaaatgCAGAggaaattttaaaaataaatattgggCTTGAGGGAATCGTTTATTATTAATCGGAGTGAAAAGTCATcccattttaaaacaaacacaaaagtcaCACTGTAGGATAAAAAACTTTTGGGTTGTTAAATTTacacaagtgtgtgtatgtgtgtgtgtgtgtgtctgtgtgtctttgtacagGAAAAAGGAAGTGTGCGGAGAACGCCAAGCACGTGCTAAAAGTTCTAACTGACGTCCTTGGACATGAGAACCATGAGGTGATCACACACATCCGTCAGCACTTGCACACAGATGTTAAACTCACAATGCATGTGATGCGCACGCAGAACACACTCACAGAGGTTGAAAAACGCAGCGTACGGTACATATTAACACAATTTGCTCACAAATTCAGAAAGCAGCAtgttgttaataatgttaatacatGATACAGAGGACTAAACCATCTACCGTATTGTCTTAAAAGGgaaccacaaaaaaaagagttggCAATATTTTGCAGCGCTGAACTAAAACTTAAATCCAAACGTGGACAACACACAGCATTTCATACATGAATACAGCTTCACCACCTGTCGATGTGTTGAAATACCACTGTAACCCAAGCAGACACACCCAGGCTTACCATAAAACAAAGTTTATGATGCCTTCCGGAGTGTTTGGCCGTATTGTTAGAAATGAAACTTACAgtaagtctataaaatgtaaacaactcAAGCTTCTGTCAATTTTATGAAAGGCTTCCGGCAACTTTGGAGGGCCATTAACTCAAGCTGTTGTAGTCTCACCACTTCCTGACATACTGTACGCTATAAAAAATAGACTTGTATTTGGATCCACTGCATTCTTTTCctcttcatttccatgtttccTTGCTGCTGCCCGTTCATACAAGCTGTTACCATTTGGCCTGTGATCATAAAGATAGAGGCTGTGTCTGTGTCACTTTGCTCTCCCAGATTCGACCATATGTGAATGGAGCCCTGTACAGTATCCTGTGTATTCCCTCTGTGAGACAGGAAGCCAAAGAGATGGTGAGATAGCAGAAATGTCTTCACCTGCTTGGAGGAAACAGacacagtttgtgttttgtttttttttgctctgcaTTTGTCTCTTTATGTCATCGCACAACACAGTGTTTGGAGGGGAAACGACAGGTGTTCACAGTCATATGATACAGATACTGTACTCAAATACTGGTGAGCTGGTGGGTTGTGTTTATGCAGGAGAGTATGGATGGGGCTGGGTCCATCCTGTCCAACAAATAAGACATTTAAGCAGATGCATCAAACATCAATGATCATTACCAACACAATTACCATACATTATAGCTCTTTGACCACCAGCCAATTGTTATTAGAGTGTATACTGCCTTTGAATATTCACTCACTGATTTTGATTCTGAAGCTAACAAGAAAGCTAGTACATGTGTTTTTGCCTTTCAGCTGTAAAGTTGTGTGGTGTGACATGTGTTTCCCTCACATGTGTGCAGAGTGTGGAGGAGATTCTCCGCTGCTACAGCAAAGAGGAGAACCCGGACCTCAATAGACAGATTGAGTTCATCATTAAACAGCTAAACTCAGGTTAGTGAAGTCAACTTTACTGTTACAGTGGATGTATTCTACTCTGCAAGTGACAGTGTGCTAATTTAGGGTTTTGGGCAGCTGGTGTTACTGACAGTTATTATGCACTGGTAGCCACATATAATATTGAAGAAGTGCTTTACATAGAAGGAAATTGAACAagtatatgtaaatgtaaagtcTGGCGGCTTTTGTTAGTGGtatataatgtgttaaataatatcaattattttttattttattttttacagataCTTGATGCATTTCTTTAATCAAAATCCCTACTTTTTTATcattctttgtcatttaaactaTATAAGCCTTTGGAATTATATTCCAAAGTGAAGCAGTGAGtgactcctgctgctgttgttgtttttttatgttccaCCCAGCTGATGAAGAGGGGCCAGAgtcagatgatgaagaggaagaggatgacaATGATGTAAGTCATTAAACATTTAGACATTGATACGTTATTgctttacattgttgtattatGTATATACCCATCTACACATTATTCAGCCTTTATTTTAACTTGGAAAAACATTGGGGTCCTCATTCACAATGTAGtctaataaacaaaacaaaacaaaatctgagGCACTAAACTTAAATTAAAATGGCTATAAAGagtagaaataataaaaagccaaaatagtaaaataataaaaccataagaataaataaattacaatttaAAGCAAATGAATCAACTAAAACAAGAACTGGAAGTGAAATAGGATGAAATAAAAAGGATAGAAGCTTTAAATTGTTCTGCATGTTATTCCATGTTGCATTACTTTAATTCATAACTATAGGAATATATTAACAAAGACAGatcaaaagaacaaaaaaggaggagtgGATGAAAGATGAGGGTCAGAGGAAGCACGACCAGAAATGAACACCTCATATTTGACACCTTTCCCAAACCTATAGATGGCAATCTCAGCGTGACACAGATATTAGATGTCGCCCACCATGCGTGTatagggggaggaggggtgatGGTCTTGGCAGATTGTATTCTGTGGGAAAGTGGGTTATCGAGATAAGGTATGCGGTTGTAAGTTAAAGTGGGAATGGCTGAAgtgtctatgtatgtgtgtcccCATATTCCCCCCGTGGTTGCATAAGGACTCCTTGAGTGAGTGGCCTTATTCCATTGCCTCTGATCTCAGACGTGTAGCTGCTATCCGTTTACGGCGGCTATAAGGGAGAACTGATATATGTTTCCCACTTGTGAAAGTGAGTCCAACAAGTGTAGACTACACTGCTCTCTTGTTGGCACCGTGTGGCTTAGTGCCAAGCATTGTATTAGTGTTTAACCTAGTTTGTAGACTCACATCAATGGAATTgtgaaaaagttaattttaattAGGCACCATAATAATAGCAATGAACACACCTCCGAGCCTTTTATATAACGGTGTTTAATGTTGGGAGACTTCTTAGAAATGTGGTCACGATGTCAGCTGTGTCATTGTGACCGTTATGTTTCGGATTGTTTCTGAAACACACCTCATGTCCACTACAAATGATGTCATTTTTATCTGATTAACCCTCATTGTCTTGTGACAGGAAGATTTAATGGAAACGGAACTTGATCTAGAGGAAGTCCTCCAACCACAGCCAAGGGAACTGTCTGGGGAGAGTCTGCTCACCACTGAGTACCTGGGAGTAAGagcaacacacatacactcactaCACTCCTTACTATGCACAAGTTAAATTAACATGTTTGCTCACAGTAAGTCCTGGCAGACTGCTTACGGCAAGTTTTGGTGTTCGTGTGTACTACACAGTTCCAGCTAGTTCGAGATGCAGCAGTTAAAGGAAACAATCCCTGCAATAAGGGGAACCGATACTGTTTGTACTGCCGTGTGTGCATGCAAAAGAGACATTACACATCTTATGAATTGCAAGATTTTATGTCATTGTGCTACTTAATACTAGATGGCTAGAGGAAGGACACAAGCAGGCCCTCACATTGAAGGAAGCTGTTCCAATAATAAGTGTCTAAAATGTTAATATCTAAAAGCACAGACGGGCCCTAATCTAGAAGAGCTTTAAacgagcagtgtgtaacatttcataggaatcttttagcagaaatggaatataatattcataactatgttttcattagtgtataatcacatgaaactaaaaatcgttgtgttttcgttagcttcgaatgagcccttcatatctacatacggtagcgagtgggtcctcttcacggagtctaccatgttgctccgccatgtttcaacagtagcccagaacggacaaaccaaacactggctctagagagagcctttcgcgtttttacgttacctgaagggcaggccactgtagttctgcAACATGCTTGAGAagctgcggtaacgtgagccgtagAGTGCTaaaccatggtaccgccagctactgtctgacttccgttgctcctaaaatgTGTTTAGGAAACAAATTTTTCTTTCGGCATGAGATTATCACTAcaatctgtctctctgctgttatatatatactgttttttaattatcttttgtgtgtgttgttgtataGATTATGACAAACATGGCAAAAGTGAAGAGGAAGTCAACCCCTCTGTCACAACCAAGTGTTGATGAACCCCTACAACGGCCAGTCACCCCAAGTTCTCATCGTAACGTCAGCACGGTGTAAGTcaaaaacacccacagacaATGTCAGACAGTCTGAATTGCAGTTCATTCATGGTGTCTTTGAGGTCAGGGTGACAGGGAAGTGTGCAGGATGAGGTTTAGTTTCTTGCTCAAGGGTACTTCAGTTTCACATTTCCAGATAATGTGTAAAATACCACAGAATGCTATATTTAGATAAAGTCATATCATGTGATGTCTGGCCTCTTCTCTTAAATGTGGATCATTTTACATACAGCACGTAGTCTGAGCTGAAGGTCATTTTGACAATGATTACGTTACCCTCCTTTGTTACAGGGATAATGAAGATCCTACATCTATTAAACCTAGAGCAGTAGGTCAAAGCAAGAATGGGTTCAAATACATGTTGTCGTTAATCGTCGCAAAGCCCGACTGAACTGTTCATGTACAGTAGAGGAATGAGTCAGCAGGAGGAGATGCAAACCGGAGCCGCTTTGTACTGAAAGGCAGATCATTGTCAATAAAAAGTGTAATCCAGACAGCAGGGATAAAAAAGAGAGTGTTATTTTAGAGTAATGGATATGACAGGTATGAGGGATCGGTGTACTAGTGTGCTCCAGAGATAAGGGAGCGTCAACTCACAGCAAGTAAGTGATACATTGGTTTTATAACTTACCAACTAGAACCAATGGTAAATCTAACCCTTGTTTATATAGCATGTTTGTACAACCATGAGCAGGTAGCACTAGAAAACCATTATGAAATGATACTAACTACCAATATGAACATCCAAGTTCCCACCAAAACTGagttgtgttgtttgtgttgtgtgtagGGATTATCGATCCGGTGACGGTAGCAGGGACAGGGAATTCCCCCTCAGCAGACAGAAGAGCGAGGAAGGAAGCCTGCCTCCTTCTCGATACAACTCCCGACCTCCTACACGCTCCGGCAGTCGCCCCAGTACTGCTGACTCCCTACGTCACAGCATCGGTGGGTGCATGCCATTTACCTTCCGAAAGTGTTTTCAAATGGGATTTAccaagaaataaatacatttgtcagAATGCTGTGGCTATTCATCAGATGTTTGCAGTCAGATTGCTCATACTGAAAATCAGCTGCGTATTTGTTGGACAATTTAATTGTCCCTTTCACCTGCTGCTCTTTATTTGGTTTCTATTTGATGCGATGCCCAGTGTCCACTAGGCAAGGAAGCTCCTGCGACTTCCTCAGAAAGCATAAGGGATAAAGACTCAGCAAAATTGGCGCCGAATGGCTAATGACTTATTTTGACTTTCCATATTAACCAACGTCAGCAGCATGGCATCGGGTTGTGCTCATGTGTTCCATAGTGACCACAATGTGTAACAGCACtgttacattgttttatttaaagaggacctattaggcttttcccctttcctttagtatgttatatagttttgtgtgcatgtaaaaggtctgcaaagttacaaagcccaaagtccacgccaaagggagttactcacCCCCACAGAAGCACTGCTCTTGAACTTCCAGAAACACGTTGCttaaagtcccgccttttcttctgtaacgtggtgatgtcacaaagtaacacatttgcaaaatacctgcctagcggctagtttggcacgccttcAAACTAAGAAAGTTAGGGTGGAGCTGgcgcggagtctgaagagtttggttcggttggccaatcacaacagtaggccagctgaccaatcagagcagactgggcttttcgggagggagtgggggcaggagctcaaacagagcgtttcagacagagggtgaaaagaggtgctgcagcacagccggtatgagaaaagaaaAGCGTTTttagaacattaaagcatgtaaacatgttctagtagaaacccaaaatacaagtatagtATACCTGAAagtaagcataataggtcctctttaagttttgAGTCTAAAAAGCCagatgttgaacgatagtacacaaattgagtatgtagtgcatagtatgcgatttcgaaCGAAGCCCTATAGTTTGGTATAATTCCAAAAGTAGTGCGATGAAGCTCTAATATATCCttcctctctgtcacacacactaacacacacacacgctcagacTCAGAGTGCGGCCGATTGTCCCAGGAGTCCGAGTTGGACAGGCCATATGAAGGGCGAGCCAGAAAAGGACGTTCCCAGGAGGAACACAATGGACAATCTGCCAGGTAAGctgacacacataaacacattcaTAATAAGggactgtgtgttttgtgtagttTTTGTGTGTGGCTGAAACagcgagagatcttcaacttgAACATCATTCCCTGTTTCAAGTTTATCGTCACACGTATTAGAAGCGGTGCATTTCAGTTCAATGAACAGTTTGTGCTCTGGCTGCCTCCTGATGGCACGTAACatcatgaaatataaaatacattcatGTTCCAGCCGCAGCACGCTTCACCAAGCATTGCTAATGTAATACTGTGTGGCAAGCGGGGCATCGTCGGCATAGAGACGGCCTATATCTTGACCGCAGGCTGGTTCAGCTGCTGAAAGAAAGTGGATGATAAGTTCCGGTACAGTGGCCGTATATACAGCCCCGTTCTGAAAGGAGCCTGTTGTAATAGCACATTTTCAGTTCACTGCTCAGCAGAATTGAGAGGACAAGCCTATAGATGGTTAGCGGGTGTGTGAAATCAATCCGAGCCATTCCTATATTTTTACTCTACTGGGTGTCTCTCAGTCAGAACCGCTGAATTCAGTTGGGGTGAGCTGTGGGTTGTGCAAATAACAGAGGAGCCTTGTCTTGCCTACATCATAAAAAAGAGGATGATGAGTGTATTAGGACGAGAACATACATATATAACCAAATTCTGTGTCTGACTTCAAAAGAAGCACATGAATAGAAAGACCACagcaataacacaataaaaccacaatatttcaGTGACAAGTCTTCAGCTTGTTGGTGCGTTTAGTCGGTTGTTTGGGAACGTTTTACTATAAAAGAGAACCAGAGTAAGACTGTTAGGCAATAAGAGTAAACAGTGCGAGTCAGCTGAGGTTCCTGTGAAACCCTGGGATGTGTGTCAGCgtatttgtgtgtctgcagagagaTCTGGCAAGAGCATCGCACGCACTACACCGATCGGTGACTCAGCACCGCCAAGCCGG harbors:
- the LOC119488653 gene encoding lisH domain-containing protein ARMC9 isoform X3 yields the protein MSSREAARMGDILATEADLLGMIKEYLKFEEFEETVQGFDKECRSKGKLVSKPQGSSLRDSKTRGTQRDLLSSFDDGDHKVFFELWTENIPSEIKDTDTEAQSLEFYLHVHFTIYPLRRHPGRHDRAEFEERISYFKQYLENRGAALSQTAEFLPYYALPFVPNPTIHPSFKDLFQDSWIPQLREKLEPFLSVTLKPSNTPRLLNLYKEGGRSTKEAMQQLQLQLVESDRRITSYSRKFNKMQADYHNLIGITAELVDSLEATVSGKMISPEYLQSVCVRLFSSQMRQSVVQSVVQSTDFTRPGTASSMLRASIAPQRSKEVPMLPSLDYEKLKRDLVEGSDRLRSLLLQALRWRLTRSLPGEQRDTVLQAFISNDLLERYSTQQKTLLHLMGSKNEIVRQYMARLINAFASLAEGRIYLSQMPTLLKLLTEVLRMEERDSVTRENVLVALQKLSLRRSQQTAMITDDLIGWLVDELQDSDCLSDYTLEYSAALLMNLCLRTKGKRKCAENAKHVLKVLTDVLGHENHEIRPYVNGALYSILCIPSVRQEAKEMSVEEILRCYSKEENPDLNRQIEFIIKQLNSADEEGPESDDEEEEDDNDEDLMETELDLEEVLQPQPRELSGESLLTTEYLGIMTNMAKVKRKSTPLSQPSVDEPLQRPVTPSSHRNVSTVDYRSGEEGSLPPSRYNSRPPTRSGSRPSTADSLRHSIDSECGRLSQESELDRPYEGRARKGRSQEEHNGQSASGDYVPAFTSRPMVPRTPDTAGSQNTSAQRARGPALAPQFSQSEPQQSSRPGSASSTGGGGRQSGSSQSKRR